From the uncultured Fretibacterium sp. genome, one window contains:
- a CDS encoding cytochrome c biogenesis protein CcdA, with amino-acid sequence MSDVINAIFSVMTSSGPLQWAGAFLWGIASVILSPCGIAAIPLVVGYIENTDSPSRWEAFKISCAFCSGIVLNLMLVGFVTSSFGLLLGGNERFLTLFVAAVFILMGIHLTGLVHFRFFSFGSSGSTERRGLWGALVLGVVSGLAIGPCSIAYITPVLSLAAAQASRGLLFSFGLILAYALGYSAVLIVSGTFAQLASGWLQSERGQKALRVLNFLCGIVLICVGIYLGHGVLYLYFL; translated from the coding sequence ATGTCTGACGTCATCAACGCTATCTTCTCCGTCATGACCTCGAGTGGGCCCCTGCAATGGGCGGGGGCCTTCCTCTGGGGGATCGCAAGCGTTATCCTCAGCCCCTGCGGCATTGCAGCCATCCCGCTGGTCGTCGGCTACATCGAGAACACGGACAGCCCCAGTCGCTGGGAGGCGTTCAAGATATCATGCGCCTTCTGCAGCGGGATCGTGCTGAACCTCATGCTGGTGGGGTTTGTCACCTCCAGCTTCGGCCTGCTTCTGGGCGGCAACGAGCGATTCCTGACGCTCTTCGTCGCCGCGGTGTTCATCCTTATGGGCATCCATCTGACGGGGCTCGTGCACTTCCGTTTTTTTTCGTTCGGGAGCAGCGGCTCCACGGAGCGGCGCGGGCTTTGGGGGGCTCTGGTCCTGGGCGTCGTGTCGGGGCTCGCCATCGGCCCGTGCAGCATTGCCTACATCACCCCGGTGCTCTCGCTGGCTGCGGCTCAGGCCTCACGCGGGCTCCTGTTCTCCTTCGGACTGATCCTTGCCTACGCGTTGGGCTACAGCGCCGTGCTGATCGTATCCGGGACCTTCGCTCAGCTCGCCTCCGGCTGGCTCCAGAGCGAACGGGGTCAGAAGGCCCTGCGCGTCTTGAACTTCCTCTGCGGCATCGTGCTGATCTGCGTGGGAATCTATCTGGGCCACGGAGTCCTGTACCTCTATTTTCTCTGA
- a CDS encoding thioredoxin domain-containing protein, giving the protein MSKVLDEVNDKYAGKLVAEKVDLEKNPEVAREYKVRFLPTLLFLDAEGKVVRQEVGYRSLDEILEIFKGAGVAIE; this is encoded by the coding sequence ATGTCCAAGGTCTTGGACGAGGTCAACGATAAGTACGCGGGCAAGCTAGTAGCGGAGAAGGTGGACCTGGAGAAGAACCCTGAGGTGGCACGGGAGTACAAGGTGCGCTTCCTCCCCACCCTCCTCTTCCTGGACGCCGAGGGCAAGGTCGTCCGGCAGGAGGTCGGCTACCGCAGCCTTGACGAGATCCTGGAGATTTTCAAAGGGGCGGGGGTCGCCATAGAATAA
- a CDS encoding 2-hydroxy-3-oxopropionate reductase, producing the protein MIDVKIGFIGLGVMGRPMASNLLKGGRSVTVFNRSRAAVAALVQDGAEEGRSPRDVAERCDVVITMLPDSPDVRSVLCGPDSILEGLTPGKVVVDMSSIDPVVARELCALVEERGCGMLDAPVSGGQEKAEKGTLSIMVGGREDVYERVRDVLDLMGRSLHVGPSGTGQVTKLVNQTIVAANIAAVAEGLTFAKRAGADPERVFQAIRGGLAGSQCLEDKAPRMLEGRYEPGFRIELHVKDLNNVLAAGRGLHVSMPLASQVMEMMQSLMARGCGPLDHGALGRYYELLNGVSLKE; encoded by the coding sequence ATGATCGACGTGAAAATCGGTTTTATCGGTCTGGGCGTCATGGGCAGGCCCATGGCGAGCAACCTGCTGAAGGGCGGGCGGTCCGTGACCGTCTTCAACCGTTCTCGGGCTGCGGTCGCCGCACTCGTCCAGGATGGGGCGGAGGAGGGGAGATCGCCGCGCGACGTGGCCGAGCGCTGCGACGTCGTCATCACGATGCTCCCGGACTCGCCGGACGTCCGGTCGGTTCTCTGCGGCCCGGACAGCATTCTGGAGGGGCTGACCCCGGGGAAGGTCGTCGTGGACATGAGCTCCATCGACCCCGTCGTCGCCCGCGAGCTCTGCGCCCTCGTCGAGGAGCGCGGCTGCGGCATGCTGGACGCCCCCGTGAGCGGAGGGCAGGAGAAGGCGGAGAAGGGGACCCTGTCCATCATGGTTGGGGGCAGGGAGGACGTCTACGAGCGCGTCCGGGACGTCCTGGACCTGATGGGCAGGAGCCTCCATGTCGGCCCGAGCGGGACGGGGCAGGTGACGAAGCTCGTAAATCAGACGATCGTTGCGGCGAACATCGCGGCGGTGGCGGAGGGGCTGACCTTTGCCAAACGGGCCGGCGCCGACCCGGAGCGGGTGTTCCAGGCCATCCGGGGCGGGCTGGCCGGCAGCCAGTGCCTGGAGGACAAGGCGCCCCGAATGCTGGAGGGGCGCTACGAGCCGGGGTTTCGCATCGAACTGCACGTGAAGGACCTGAACAACGTGCTGGCGGCCGGACGGGGGCTGCACGTCTCCATGCCCCTGGCCTCGCAGGTGATGGAGATGATGCAGAGCCTCATGGCGCGCGGCTGCGGCCCGCTCGACCATGGAGCCCTGGGCAGATACTACGAGCTGCTGAACGGCGTGTCCCTGAAGGAATGA